A window of the Arachis duranensis cultivar V14167 chromosome 5, aradu.V14167.gnm2.J7QH, whole genome shotgun sequence genome harbors these coding sequences:
- the LOC107487394 gene encoding glutamate receptor 3.6 isoform X1, with translation MLKVWFLVFIVLSNGFSSTGQDMHNSTVPDVVNIGALFNYNTTFGRTVKIAIRAALEELNANPSILGKTHLNVILQEDSKYRGFLSISEVLQVATKHTVAIIGPQSAVTAHVISHIANELQVPLLSFSALDPTLSSLQFPFFIRTSHSDLYVMTAIADFVDYYGWKDVIAFYVDDDSGRNGIEALGDKLAEKRCRISYKAPMSPEPTDEEITNVLVQVALAESRVIVVHVNIFLGRKVFDIAKSLGMMGSGYVWLATTFLSGILEMNTPFPAGFTNNIQGVITFRVYTPDSELKRRFASKWKNLTQGETANDPLGLSALGLYAYDTVYALAHALDAFFKQGNRITFSKDPKLSLLHGDNLGLDTLNIFNEGNLLRRSIYEVNMTGVTGTFRYTSDRDLVNPSYEIMNVVGTGFRSIGYWSNYSGLSVDPPEALSSKPANNSRAGKMLRPVIWPGDTTKKPRGWVFPNNGRLLKIGVPKSISYHEFVSQVPGTDTFEGFCIEVFLAAVNLLPYAVPYKFIPFGDDHSNPSATELVRLITTGEFDGAVGDITITTERTKMVDFTQPYIESGLVVVAPVKKTDSNAWAFLAPFTPMMWAVTAIFFLFVGAVVWILEHRVNDDFRGPPKQQIVTTLWFSFSTMFFSQKENTVSTLGRFVLIIWLFVVLIVNSSYTASLTSILTVQQLSSPIKGIESLVNGKDPIGYTQGSFAKNYLIEEIGINESRLVALNTPEEAANALKKGPHDGGICAYIDERAYMELFLSTRCDFTVIGQEFTRDGWGFAFPRDSPLAIDLSTAILEMAESGDLQRIHDKWLLRSACLSQGTKLEVERLNLKSFWGLYLICGFACFLALFIYLIQIVRQYIKHSSEEVHPADQSTSSSGSSRLRSFLSFVDEKEEKVKHRSKRRQTEMTSCRSSIVGSSISFSSNKDYAHSSPHKSDGGGEA, from the exons ATGCTTAAAGTTTGGTTCTTGGTGTTCATTGTTCTCTCCAATGGGTTCTCATCAACTGGGCAAGACATGCACAATTCCACAGTACCTGATGTTGTAAATATTGGGGCTCTCTTCAATTACAATACCACTTTTGGTAGAACTGTAAAAATTGCGATAAGAGCAGCACTCGAAGAACTGAATGCTAATCCATCTATTCTTGGTAAAACACACTTGAATGTCATACTACAAGAAGATTCTAAATACAGAGGTtttctgagcatttctgagg TTTTGCAGGTTGCAACAAAGCATACTGTGGCAATAATTGGTCCCCAGTCTGCTGTAACAGCTCATGTCATATCTCATATTGCTAATGAGCTCCAAGTTCCGCTGCTATCATTTTCGGCTTTAGATCCCACCCTTTCTTCACTTCAGTTCCCATTCTTTATTAGAACTAGTCATAGTGACCTTTATGTGATGACTGCAATAGCAGACTTTGTTGACTACTATGGGTGGAAAGACGTTATTGCTTTCTACGTCGATGATGATAGTGGGAGGAATGGTATTGAAGCTTTAGGTGATAAGCTTGCGGAGAAACGTTGCAGGATCTCATATAAGGCACCTATGAGCCCTGAACCGACCGATGAAGAAATTACAAACGTGCTTGTTCAGGTGGCTTTGGCAGAATCACGGGTTATAGTTGTTCACGTCAACATTTTCTTGGGCCGCAAGGTTTTCGATATTGCAAAGAGTCTTGGGATGATGGGAAGTGGGTATGTCTGGCTAGCCACTACTTTCCTTTCTGGTATACTTGAAATGAATACTCCCTTCCCTGCAGGATTTACAAATAATATTCAAGGTGTTATTACATTTCGTGTATATACACCAGATTCTGAACTCAAAAGAAGGTTTGCTTCTAAATGGAAAAATTTGACTCAAGGGGAGACTGCTAATGACCCCCTTGGATTAAGTGCTTTAGGTCTCTATGCATATGATACTGTTTATGCACTTGCTCATGCACTAGATGCATTTTTCAAACAAGGGAACCGAATTACTTTCTCAAAGGATCCAAAATTATCATTACTTCATGGAGACAACTTGGGTCTTGATACATTGAACATCTTCAATGAAGGAAATCTTTTGCGCAGAAGCATATATGAAGTTAACATGACCGGTGTGACTGGTACATTCAGGTATACATCTGACAGAGACCTTGTAAATCCTTCATATGAAATCATGAATGTGGTTGGAACAGGGTTTAGGAGTATTGGTTATTGGTCCAATTACTCTGGATTATCAGTTGATCCTCCAGAAGCTCTTTCTTCCAAACCAGCCAATAATTCCAGGGCTGGTAAAATGTTACGTCCGGTGATTTGGCCTGGAGATACTACCAAAAAACCTCGTGGTTGGGTTTTTCCAAACAATGGAAGGTTATTGAAAATTGGAGTTCCAAAAAGCATTAGTTACCATGAATTTGTCTCACAAGTACCAGGCACCGATACATTTGAGGGATTCTGCATTGAGGTATTTCTTGCTGCAGTGAATTTGTTACCTTATGCTGTCCCCTATAAATTTATCCCGTTTGGCGATGACCACAGCAATCCTAGCGCCACTGAACTTGTTCGTCTAATCACAACGGGT GAATTTGATGGTGCTGTTGGTGATATTACAATTACCACAGAAAGAACAAAGATGGTGGATTTTACACAACCTTATATTGAGTCTGGTCTAGTGGTGGTAGCACCAGTTAAGAAGACAGATTCGAATGCCTGGGCATTTTTGGCCCCATTTACGCCAATGATGTGGGCAGTCACAGCTATCTTTTTTCTATTTGTGGGAGCTGTTGTTTGGATATTGGAGCATAGAGTGAATGATGATTTTAGGGGCCCTCCCAAGCAACAAATAGTAACTACTTTATG GTTTAGTTTTTCAACCATGTTCTTTTCACAAA AGGAAAATACAGTGAGCACGCTTGGTCGCTTTGTGCTGATTATATGGCTATTTGTAGTTCTTATAGTTAACTCGAGTTACACAGCAAGTCTGACCTCAATTCTCACTGTGCAACAACTTTCTTCACCAATCAAAGGAATTGAAAGTTTAGTGAATGGAAAGGATCCTATTGGCTACACACAAGGTTCTTttgcaaaaaattatttaattgagGAAATTGGCATTAACGAATCCAGGCTTGTTGCTCTGAACACACCGGAGGAAGCTGCGAATGCACTAAAAAAGGGTCCCCATGATGGGGGTATCTGTGCATATATTGATGAGCGTGCCTATATGGAGCTCTTCCTTTCAACCCGGTGCGATTTCACTGTTATAGGTCAAGAGTTCACCAGAGATGGTTGGGGATTT GCCTTTCCACGAGACTCTCCGTTAGCAATAGACCTGTCAACAGCAATTCTTGAAATGGCAGAGAGTGGAGACCTACAAAGGATCCACGACAAATGGCTTCTGCGCAGCGCTTGCTTATCACAAGGCACAAAGCTCGAAGTGGAAAGACTAAACCTTAAAAGCTTCTGGGGCCTCTATCTGATCTGCGGCTTTGCCTGCTTCCTTGCTCTCTTCATATATCTCATACAGATAGTTAGGCAGTACATCAAGCACTCCTCAGAGGAAGTTCACCCTGCTGATCAGAGCACGTCGTCATCAGGGTCCTCGCGCCTTCGAAGTTTCCTTTCATTTGTAGACGAAAAGGAAGAGAAGGTTAAGCACCGTTCCAAGAGAAGGCAAACAGAGATGACCTCATGCCGAAGCAGCATAGTTGGATCATCCATTAGCTTTAGCTCCAACAAAGACTACGCTCATTCATCTCCACACAaaagtgatggtggtggtgaagCATAA
- the LOC107487394 gene encoding glutamate receptor 3.6 isoform X2 — MLKVWFLVFIVLSNGFSSTGQDMHNSTVPDVVNIGALFNYNTTFGRTVKIAIRAALEELNANPSILGKTHLNVILQEDSKYRGFLSISEVLQVATKHTVAIIGPQSAVTAHVISHIANELQVPLLSFSALDPTLSSLQFPFFIRTSHSDLYVMTAIADFVDYYGWKDVIAFYVDDDSGRNGIEALGDKLAEKRCRISYKAPMSPEPTDEEITNVLVQVALAESRVIVVHVNIFLGRKVFDIAKSLGMMGSGYVWLATTFLSGILEMNTPFPAGFTNNIQGVITFRVYTPDSELKRRFASKWKNLTQGETANDPLGLSALGLYAYDTVYALAHALDAFFKQGNRITFSKDPKLSLLHGDNLGLDTLNIFNEGNLLRRSIYEVNMTGVTGTFRYTSDRDLVNPSYEIMNVVGTGFRSIGYWSNYSGLSVDPPEALSSKPANNSRAGKMLRPVIWPGDTTKKPRGWVFPNNGRLLKIGVPKSISYHEFVSQVPGTDTFEGFCIEVFLAAVNLLPYAVPYKFIPFGDDHSNPSATELVRLITTGEFDGAVGDITITTERTKMVDFTQPYIESGLVVVAPVKKTDSNAWAFLAPFTPMMWAVTAIFFLFVGAVVWILEHRVNDDFRGPPKQQIVTTLWFSFSTMFFSQKENTVSTLGRFVLIIWLFVVLIVNSSYTASLTSILTVQQLSSPIKGIESLVNGKDPIGYTQGSFAKNYLIEEIGINESRLVALNTPEEAANALKKGPHDGGICAYIDERAYMELFLSTRCDFTVIGQEFTRDGWGFVSLSTRLSVSNRPVNSNS, encoded by the exons ATGCTTAAAGTTTGGTTCTTGGTGTTCATTGTTCTCTCCAATGGGTTCTCATCAACTGGGCAAGACATGCACAATTCCACAGTACCTGATGTTGTAAATATTGGGGCTCTCTTCAATTACAATACCACTTTTGGTAGAACTGTAAAAATTGCGATAAGAGCAGCACTCGAAGAACTGAATGCTAATCCATCTATTCTTGGTAAAACACACTTGAATGTCATACTACAAGAAGATTCTAAATACAGAGGTtttctgagcatttctgagg TTTTGCAGGTTGCAACAAAGCATACTGTGGCAATAATTGGTCCCCAGTCTGCTGTAACAGCTCATGTCATATCTCATATTGCTAATGAGCTCCAAGTTCCGCTGCTATCATTTTCGGCTTTAGATCCCACCCTTTCTTCACTTCAGTTCCCATTCTTTATTAGAACTAGTCATAGTGACCTTTATGTGATGACTGCAATAGCAGACTTTGTTGACTACTATGGGTGGAAAGACGTTATTGCTTTCTACGTCGATGATGATAGTGGGAGGAATGGTATTGAAGCTTTAGGTGATAAGCTTGCGGAGAAACGTTGCAGGATCTCATATAAGGCACCTATGAGCCCTGAACCGACCGATGAAGAAATTACAAACGTGCTTGTTCAGGTGGCTTTGGCAGAATCACGGGTTATAGTTGTTCACGTCAACATTTTCTTGGGCCGCAAGGTTTTCGATATTGCAAAGAGTCTTGGGATGATGGGAAGTGGGTATGTCTGGCTAGCCACTACTTTCCTTTCTGGTATACTTGAAATGAATACTCCCTTCCCTGCAGGATTTACAAATAATATTCAAGGTGTTATTACATTTCGTGTATATACACCAGATTCTGAACTCAAAAGAAGGTTTGCTTCTAAATGGAAAAATTTGACTCAAGGGGAGACTGCTAATGACCCCCTTGGATTAAGTGCTTTAGGTCTCTATGCATATGATACTGTTTATGCACTTGCTCATGCACTAGATGCATTTTTCAAACAAGGGAACCGAATTACTTTCTCAAAGGATCCAAAATTATCATTACTTCATGGAGACAACTTGGGTCTTGATACATTGAACATCTTCAATGAAGGAAATCTTTTGCGCAGAAGCATATATGAAGTTAACATGACCGGTGTGACTGGTACATTCAGGTATACATCTGACAGAGACCTTGTAAATCCTTCATATGAAATCATGAATGTGGTTGGAACAGGGTTTAGGAGTATTGGTTATTGGTCCAATTACTCTGGATTATCAGTTGATCCTCCAGAAGCTCTTTCTTCCAAACCAGCCAATAATTCCAGGGCTGGTAAAATGTTACGTCCGGTGATTTGGCCTGGAGATACTACCAAAAAACCTCGTGGTTGGGTTTTTCCAAACAATGGAAGGTTATTGAAAATTGGAGTTCCAAAAAGCATTAGTTACCATGAATTTGTCTCACAAGTACCAGGCACCGATACATTTGAGGGATTCTGCATTGAGGTATTTCTTGCTGCAGTGAATTTGTTACCTTATGCTGTCCCCTATAAATTTATCCCGTTTGGCGATGACCACAGCAATCCTAGCGCCACTGAACTTGTTCGTCTAATCACAACGGGT GAATTTGATGGTGCTGTTGGTGATATTACAATTACCACAGAAAGAACAAAGATGGTGGATTTTACACAACCTTATATTGAGTCTGGTCTAGTGGTGGTAGCACCAGTTAAGAAGACAGATTCGAATGCCTGGGCATTTTTGGCCCCATTTACGCCAATGATGTGGGCAGTCACAGCTATCTTTTTTCTATTTGTGGGAGCTGTTGTTTGGATATTGGAGCATAGAGTGAATGATGATTTTAGGGGCCCTCCCAAGCAACAAATAGTAACTACTTTATG GTTTAGTTTTTCAACCATGTTCTTTTCACAAA AGGAAAATACAGTGAGCACGCTTGGTCGCTTTGTGCTGATTATATGGCTATTTGTAGTTCTTATAGTTAACTCGAGTTACACAGCAAGTCTGACCTCAATTCTCACTGTGCAACAACTTTCTTCACCAATCAAAGGAATTGAAAGTTTAGTGAATGGAAAGGATCCTATTGGCTACACACAAGGTTCTTttgcaaaaaattatttaattgagGAAATTGGCATTAACGAATCCAGGCTTGTTGCTCTGAACACACCGGAGGAAGCTGCGAATGCACTAAAAAAGGGTCCCCATGATGGGGGTATCTGTGCATATATTGATGAGCGTGCCTATATGGAGCTCTTCCTTTCAACCCGGTGCGATTTCACTGTTATAGGTCAAGAGTTCACCAGAGATGGTTGGGGATTTGTCA GCCTTTCCACGAGACTCTCCGTTAGCAATAGACCTGTCAACAGCAATTCTTGA
- the LOC107487394 gene encoding glutamate receptor 3.6 isoform X3 produces MLKVWFLVFIVLSNGFSSTGQDMHNSTVPDVVNIGALFNYNTTFGRTVKIAIRAALEELNANPSILGKTHLNVILQEDSKYRGFLSISEVLQVATKHTVAIIGPQSAVTAHVISHIANELQVPLLSFSALDPTLSSLQFPFFIRTSHSDLYVMTAIADFVDYYGWKDVIAFYVDDDSGRNGIEALGDKLAEKRCRISYKAPMSPEPTDEEITNVLVQVALAESRVIVVHVNIFLGRKVFDIAKSLGMMGSGYVWLATTFLSGILEMNTPFPAGFTNNIQGVITFRVYTPDSELKRRFASKWKNLTQGETANDPLGLSALGLYAYDTVYALAHALDAFFKQGNRITFSKDPKLSLLHGDNLGLDTLNIFNEGNLLRRSIYEVNMTGVTGTFRYTSDRDLVNPSYEIMNVVGTGFRSIGYWSNYSGLSVDPPEALSSKPANNSRAGKMLRPVIWPGDTTKKPRGWVFPNNGRLLKIGVPKSISYHEFVSQVPGTDTFEGFCIEVFLAAVNLLPYAVPYKFIPFGDDHSNPSATELVRLITTGEFDGAVGDITITTERTKMVDFTQPYIESGLVVVAPVKKTDSNAWAFLAPFTPMMWAVTAIFFLFVGAVVWILEHRVNDDFRGPPKQQIVTTLWFSFSTMFFSQKENTVSTLGRFVLIIWLFVVLIVNSSYTASLTSILTVQQLSSPIKGIESLVNGKDPIGYTQGSFAKNYLIEEIGINESRLVALNTPEEAANALKKGPHDGGICAYIDERAYMELFLSTRPFHETLR; encoded by the exons ATGCTTAAAGTTTGGTTCTTGGTGTTCATTGTTCTCTCCAATGGGTTCTCATCAACTGGGCAAGACATGCACAATTCCACAGTACCTGATGTTGTAAATATTGGGGCTCTCTTCAATTACAATACCACTTTTGGTAGAACTGTAAAAATTGCGATAAGAGCAGCACTCGAAGAACTGAATGCTAATCCATCTATTCTTGGTAAAACACACTTGAATGTCATACTACAAGAAGATTCTAAATACAGAGGTtttctgagcatttctgagg TTTTGCAGGTTGCAACAAAGCATACTGTGGCAATAATTGGTCCCCAGTCTGCTGTAACAGCTCATGTCATATCTCATATTGCTAATGAGCTCCAAGTTCCGCTGCTATCATTTTCGGCTTTAGATCCCACCCTTTCTTCACTTCAGTTCCCATTCTTTATTAGAACTAGTCATAGTGACCTTTATGTGATGACTGCAATAGCAGACTTTGTTGACTACTATGGGTGGAAAGACGTTATTGCTTTCTACGTCGATGATGATAGTGGGAGGAATGGTATTGAAGCTTTAGGTGATAAGCTTGCGGAGAAACGTTGCAGGATCTCATATAAGGCACCTATGAGCCCTGAACCGACCGATGAAGAAATTACAAACGTGCTTGTTCAGGTGGCTTTGGCAGAATCACGGGTTATAGTTGTTCACGTCAACATTTTCTTGGGCCGCAAGGTTTTCGATATTGCAAAGAGTCTTGGGATGATGGGAAGTGGGTATGTCTGGCTAGCCACTACTTTCCTTTCTGGTATACTTGAAATGAATACTCCCTTCCCTGCAGGATTTACAAATAATATTCAAGGTGTTATTACATTTCGTGTATATACACCAGATTCTGAACTCAAAAGAAGGTTTGCTTCTAAATGGAAAAATTTGACTCAAGGGGAGACTGCTAATGACCCCCTTGGATTAAGTGCTTTAGGTCTCTATGCATATGATACTGTTTATGCACTTGCTCATGCACTAGATGCATTTTTCAAACAAGGGAACCGAATTACTTTCTCAAAGGATCCAAAATTATCATTACTTCATGGAGACAACTTGGGTCTTGATACATTGAACATCTTCAATGAAGGAAATCTTTTGCGCAGAAGCATATATGAAGTTAACATGACCGGTGTGACTGGTACATTCAGGTATACATCTGACAGAGACCTTGTAAATCCTTCATATGAAATCATGAATGTGGTTGGAACAGGGTTTAGGAGTATTGGTTATTGGTCCAATTACTCTGGATTATCAGTTGATCCTCCAGAAGCTCTTTCTTCCAAACCAGCCAATAATTCCAGGGCTGGTAAAATGTTACGTCCGGTGATTTGGCCTGGAGATACTACCAAAAAACCTCGTGGTTGGGTTTTTCCAAACAATGGAAGGTTATTGAAAATTGGAGTTCCAAAAAGCATTAGTTACCATGAATTTGTCTCACAAGTACCAGGCACCGATACATTTGAGGGATTCTGCATTGAGGTATTTCTTGCTGCAGTGAATTTGTTACCTTATGCTGTCCCCTATAAATTTATCCCGTTTGGCGATGACCACAGCAATCCTAGCGCCACTGAACTTGTTCGTCTAATCACAACGGGT GAATTTGATGGTGCTGTTGGTGATATTACAATTACCACAGAAAGAACAAAGATGGTGGATTTTACACAACCTTATATTGAGTCTGGTCTAGTGGTGGTAGCACCAGTTAAGAAGACAGATTCGAATGCCTGGGCATTTTTGGCCCCATTTACGCCAATGATGTGGGCAGTCACAGCTATCTTTTTTCTATTTGTGGGAGCTGTTGTTTGGATATTGGAGCATAGAGTGAATGATGATTTTAGGGGCCCTCCCAAGCAACAAATAGTAACTACTTTATG GTTTAGTTTTTCAACCATGTTCTTTTCACAAA AGGAAAATACAGTGAGCACGCTTGGTCGCTTTGTGCTGATTATATGGCTATTTGTAGTTCTTATAGTTAACTCGAGTTACACAGCAAGTCTGACCTCAATTCTCACTGTGCAACAACTTTCTTCACCAATCAAAGGAATTGAAAGTTTAGTGAATGGAAAGGATCCTATTGGCTACACACAAGGTTCTTttgcaaaaaattatttaattgagGAAATTGGCATTAACGAATCCAGGCTTGTTGCTCTGAACACACCGGAGGAAGCTGCGAATGCACTAAAAAAGGGTCCCCATGATGGGGGTATCTGTGCATATATTGATGAGCGTGCCTATATGGAGCTCTTCCTTTCAACCCG GCCTTTCCACGAGACTCTCCGTTAG
- the LOC107487395 gene encoding glutamate receptor 3.6, translated as MVKVWFLVLIILSNGFYSNGADMQNSTVPEVVNIGALFSFNGSFGRSVKFAIKAAVDDVNSDPSILGKTKLNLILQEDTKYRGFLSISEVLQVATRHTVAIIGPQSSVTAHVIAHIANELQVPLLSFSALDPTLHSLQFPFFIRTGHSDLYVMTAIADFVDHFGWKDVIAFYVDDDNGRNGIGALGDKLADRRCRISFKAAVSPDATDEEITDVLVQVALAESRVIVLHLNTVWKLKVFNLAKNLGMMETGYVWIGTTFLSAVLDMESPLSSDKMDDIQGVITFRVYTPDSELKRRFVSKWKNLTQADSANGGPLGFTPLILYAYDTVYALAHALDSFFKQGNRITFSNDSKLSVLQGDNLHLDALNIFNEGPSLRRSIYGVNMTGVTGPFSYTSDENLANPAFEIINVIGTGSRKIGYWSNYSGLSVLPPDTLYSKPVNNSRESKTLLPVIWPGDTDQKPRGWVFPNSGRLLKIGVPRRVNYHEFVSPVKGTDMFQGFCIDVFLAAVDLLPYAVPYKFVPFGDGRINPSATDLVRRITTGEFDGAVGDIAITTERTRMVDFTQPYIESGLVVVAPVRKAESNAWAFLSPFTPMMWAVTAMFFLFVGAVVWILEHRVNDDFRGPPKKQVVTILWFSFSTMFYSHRENTVSTLGRLVLIIWLFVVLIVNSSYTASLTSILTVQQLYSPIKGIESLVNSKDPIGYTQGSFAKNYLIQEIGIAESRLVPLNTPEEAANALKKGPHGGGVSAYIDERSYIELFLSSRCDFTVIGQEFTRDGWGFAFPRDSPLAVDLSTAILEMAENGDLQRIHDKWLLRSACLSQGTKLEVERLNLQSFWGLYLLCGFACFIALLIYLIQVTRQYFKHGSDELDPSEQGSSSGSARLRSFLSFVDEKEETVKSRSKRRQMEKISYRSSIGSSMSSNKDYAQSSPYKNFCANDAQSSPHTTDCANEA; from the exons ATGGTTAAAGTTTGGTTCTTGGTGTTGATTATTCTCTCCAATGGATTCTATTCAAATGGGGCAGACATGCAAAATTCCACAGTACCTGAGGTTGTAAATATTGGGgctctcttctctttcaatgGCTCTTTTGGTAGAAGTGTAAAATTTGCTATAAAGGCTGCAGTTGATGATGTAAATTCTGATCCATCAATTCTTGGTAAAACAAAGCTGAATCTCATACTGCAAGAGGATACAAAATACAGAGGTTTTCTTAGCATTTCTGAGG TTTTGCAGGTTGCAACGAGACATACTGTGGCTATAATTGGTCCCCAGTCATCTGTAACAGCTCATGTCATAGCTCATATTGCAAATGAGCTCCAAGTTCCTCTGCTATCGTTTTCGGCTTTAGACCCTACCCTTCATTCACTTCAGTTTCCATTCTTTATTAGAACAGGTCATAGTGATCTTTATGTGATGACTGCAATAGCAGACTTTGTTGATCACTTTGGGTGGAAAGATGTTATTGCTTTCTATGTGGATGATGATAATGGGAGGAATGGAATTGGAGCTCTAGGCGACAAGCTCGCCGATAGGCGTTGCAGGATCTCATTTAAGGCAGCTGTGAGTCCTGATGCAACTGATGAGGAGATTACTGATGTGCTTGTTCAGGTGGCTTTGGCAGAGTCAAGAGTTATAGTTCTTCACCTCAACACTGTTTGGAAACTCAAGGTTTTCAATCTTGCAAAGAATCTTGGGATGATGGAAACTGGTTATGTCTGGATAGGTACTACTTTTCTTTCTGCTGTGCTTGATATGGAAAGTCCCTTGTCTTCAGATAAAATGGATGATATTCAAGGAGTTATTACATTTCGTGTTTACACACCGGATTCTGAACTCAAAAGAAGGTTTGTTTCTAAGTGGAAGAATTTGACTCAAGCTGATAGTGCTAATGGAGGCCCTCTTGGTTTTACTCCTCTAATTCTATATGCTTATGATACTGTTTATGCTCTTGCACATGCACTTGATTCGTTTTTCAAACAAGGGAACAGAATCACTTTCTCAAATGATTCAAAGTTATCAGTGTTACAAGGTGACAACTTGCATCTTGATGCCTTGAACATCTTCAATGAAGGACCTTCCTTGCGGCGAAGCATTTATGGGGTTAACATGACCGGTGTGACAGGTCCATTCAGCTATACATCTGATGAAAATCTTGCCAATCCTGCATTTGAGATCATCAATGTAATTGGAACAGGCTCTAGGAAGATTGGTTATTGGTCTAACTACTCTGGATTATCAGTTCTTCCTCCAGATACTCTTTATTCCAAGCCTGTTAATAATTCCAGGGAAAGTAAAACTTTACTTCCGGTGATTTGGCCTGGAGACACTGATCAAAAGCCCCGTGGTTGGGTTTTTCCCAACAGTGGAAGGCTATTAAAGATTGGAGTACCAAGAAGGGTTAATTACCATGAATTTGTGTCACCGGTAAAAGGCACTGATATGTTTCAGGGATTCTGCATTGATGTGTTTCTTGCTGCAGTGGATTTGTTGCCTTATGCTGTTCCCTATAAGTTTGTCCCCTTTGGCGACGGTCGCATCAATCCTAGCGCCACAGACCTTGTCCGTCGGATCACAACCGGT GAATTTGATGGTGCTGTTGGTGACATTGCCATTACTACAGAAAGAACAAGGATGGTGGATTTTACACAGCCTTATATTGAGTCTGGTCTAGTTGTAGTTGCACCAGTTAGGAAGGCAGAATCCAATGCTTGGGCGTTTTTGTCGCCGTTTACGCCCATGATGTGGGCTGTCACAGCTatgtttttcttgtttgtgGGAGCTGTTGTTTGGATATTGGAGCATAGAGTTAATGATGACTTTAGGGGACCTCCCAAGAAACAAGTAGTTACTATCTTATG GTTCAGTTTTTCAACTATGTTCTACTCACACA GGGAAAATACAGTTAGCACTCTCGGTCGCTTAGTGCTGATTATATGGTTATTTGTAGTTCTTATAGTTAACTCGAGTTACACAGCGAGTCTAACCTCAATCCTCACAGTGCAACAACTTTATTCACCCATCAAAGGCATTGAAAGTTTGGTAAATAGCAAGGATCCTATTGGTTACACTCAAGGTTCTTTCGCGAAAAATTATTTGATTCAGGAAATTGGCATTGCTGAATCGAGGCTGGTTCCTTTGAACACACCGGAGGAAGCTGCTAATGCTCTTAAAAAGGGTCCCCATGGTGGTGGTGTCTCTGCATACATTGATGAACGTTCCTACATAGAGCTCTTCCTTTCAAGCCGGTGTGATTTCACTGTTATTGGTCAAGAGTTCACTAGAGATGGTTGGGGATTT GCCTTTCCGCGAGACTCGCCTTTAGCAGTAGACCTGTCAACAGCAATTCTGGAAATGGCAGAGAATGGAGACCTACAAAGGATCCATGACAAGTGGCTTCTGCGCAGCGCCTGCTTGTCGCAGGGGACGAAACTGGAAGTGGAAAGACTAAACCTTCAAAGCTTCTGGGGCCTCTATCTGCTATGTGGCTTTGCCTGCTTCATTGCTCTCTTGATATATCTCATACAAGTGACTAGGCAGTACTTCAAGCATGGCTCTGATGAACTTGACCCTTCAGAGCAGGGCTCATCTTCAGGATCTGCGCGCCTTCGGAGCTTCCTTTCATTTGTGGATGAAAAGGAGGAGACAGTTAAGAGCCGCTCCAAGAGAAGGCAAATGGAGAAGATCTCATACAGAAGCAGCATTGGATCATCTATGAGCTCAAACAAAGACTATGCTCAATCTTCTccatacaaaaatttttgtgcTAATGATGCTCAATCTTCTCCACACACAACTGATTGTGCTAATGAAGCATGA